A DNA window from Arachis duranensis cultivar V14167 chromosome 3, aradu.V14167.gnm2.J7QH, whole genome shotgun sequence contains the following coding sequences:
- the LOC107477870 gene encoding E3 ubiquitin-protein ligase RMA1H1 isoform X2 yields the protein MISRFKHLQEKSVLKQTKNMTSDQYFRDAAREISTFEDIPSLEKWKSSTNAGVDSDRNATEGFDCNICLECVQEPVVTLCGHLYCWPCIYKWLHIQTISSKNMEQQKPQCPVCKSEVSQSSLVPLYGRNQVATPSGKNARQLGSSIPRRPPGRRPYNPAASVLQSTSETNQPRPFDSIQSSYTSTSGIFGSSNPRIRRQLMEADESLSRICFFLFCCLVMCLLLF from the exons GTTCAAGCACCTGCAAGAGAAATCAGTActaaaacaaaccaaaaatatGACCTCAGATCAGTACTTCAGGGATGCTGCTCGCGAAATCAGTACCTTCGAAGACATACCCTCCTTGGAAAAGTGGAAATCTTCCACCAATGCTGGTGTAGATTCCGATCGAAATGCCACCGAAGGATTCGACTGCAACATCTGCCTAGAATGTGTGCAAGAACCGGTAGTTACCCTTTGTGGCCATCTCTACTGCTGGCCCTGCATTTACAAATGGCTCCATATCCAAACCATCTCTTCCAAAAACATGGAGCAGCAGAAGCCACAATGTCCTGTGTGCAAATCAGAAGTTTCTCAATCCTCCCTAGTTCCACTCTACGGCCGGAACCAAGTCGCAACGCCGTCCGGCAAAAATGCTCGCCAATTAGGCTCTTCGATACCTAGAAGACCCCCTGGCCGGAGACCATACAATCCTGCAGCATCTGTTTTACAATCTACTTCTGAAACTAATCAACCTCGGCCATTCGACTCGATTCAAAGCAGTTACACTTCAACATCTGGAATTTTTG GGAGTAGCAACCCAAGGATCAGAAGGCAATTGATGGAAGCTGATGAATCACTCAGTAGAATATGTTTTTTCCTCTTCTGCTGCTTGGTTATGTGTCTTCTCTTGTTCTGA
- the LOC107477870 gene encoding E3 ubiquitin-protein ligase RMA1H1 isoform X1, which yields MISRFKHLQEKSVLKQTKNMTSDQYFRDAAREISTFEDIPSLEKWKSSTNAGVDSDRNATEGFDCNICLECVQEPVVTLCGHLYCWPCIYKWLHIQTISSKNMEQQKPQCPVCKSEVSQSSLVPLYGRNQVATPSGKNARQLGSSIPRRPPGRRPYNPAASVLQSTSETNQPRPFDSIQSSYTSTSGIFGEMIYARVFGNQLRNMYTYPNSYCLSGSSNPRIRRQLMEADESLSRICFFLFCCLVMCLLLF from the coding sequence GTTCAAGCACCTGCAAGAGAAATCAGTActaaaacaaaccaaaaatatGACCTCAGATCAGTACTTCAGGGATGCTGCTCGCGAAATCAGTACCTTCGAAGACATACCCTCCTTGGAAAAGTGGAAATCTTCCACCAATGCTGGTGTAGATTCCGATCGAAATGCCACCGAAGGATTCGACTGCAACATCTGCCTAGAATGTGTGCAAGAACCGGTAGTTACCCTTTGTGGCCATCTCTACTGCTGGCCCTGCATTTACAAATGGCTCCATATCCAAACCATCTCTTCCAAAAACATGGAGCAGCAGAAGCCACAATGTCCTGTGTGCAAATCAGAAGTTTCTCAATCCTCCCTAGTTCCACTCTACGGCCGGAACCAAGTCGCAACGCCGTCCGGCAAAAATGCTCGCCAATTAGGCTCTTCGATACCTAGAAGACCCCCTGGCCGGAGACCATACAATCCTGCAGCATCTGTTTTACAATCTACTTCTGAAACTAATCAACCTCGGCCATTCGACTCGATTCAAAGCAGTTACACTTCAACATCTGGAATTTTTGGTGAGATGATATATGCAAGGGTGTTTGGTAATCAATTGAGGAACATGTATACATATCCAAATTCTTATTGTCTTTCAGGGAGTAGCAACCCAAGGATCAGAAGGCAATTGATGGAAGCTGATGAATCACTCAGTAGAATATGTTTTTTCCTCTTCTGCTGCTTGGTTATGTGTCTTCTCTTGTTCTGA
- the LOC107477870 gene encoding E3 ubiquitin-protein ligase RMA1H1 isoform X3 — protein sequence MTSDQYFRDAAREISTFEDIPSLEKWKSSTNAGVDSDRNATEGFDCNICLECVQEPVVTLCGHLYCWPCIYKWLHIQTISSKNMEQQKPQCPVCKSEVSQSSLVPLYGRNQVATPSGKNARQLGSSIPRRPPGRRPYNPAASVLQSTSETNQPRPFDSIQSSYTSTSGIFGEMIYARVFGNQLRNMYTYPNSYCLSGSSNPRIRRQLMEADESLSRICFFLFCCLVMCLLLF from the coding sequence atGACCTCAGATCAGTACTTCAGGGATGCTGCTCGCGAAATCAGTACCTTCGAAGACATACCCTCCTTGGAAAAGTGGAAATCTTCCACCAATGCTGGTGTAGATTCCGATCGAAATGCCACCGAAGGATTCGACTGCAACATCTGCCTAGAATGTGTGCAAGAACCGGTAGTTACCCTTTGTGGCCATCTCTACTGCTGGCCCTGCATTTACAAATGGCTCCATATCCAAACCATCTCTTCCAAAAACATGGAGCAGCAGAAGCCACAATGTCCTGTGTGCAAATCAGAAGTTTCTCAATCCTCCCTAGTTCCACTCTACGGCCGGAACCAAGTCGCAACGCCGTCCGGCAAAAATGCTCGCCAATTAGGCTCTTCGATACCTAGAAGACCCCCTGGCCGGAGACCATACAATCCTGCAGCATCTGTTTTACAATCTACTTCTGAAACTAATCAACCTCGGCCATTCGACTCGATTCAAAGCAGTTACACTTCAACATCTGGAATTTTTGGTGAGATGATATATGCAAGGGTGTTTGGTAATCAATTGAGGAACATGTATACATATCCAAATTCTTATTGTCTTTCAGGGAGTAGCAACCCAAGGATCAGAAGGCAATTGATGGAAGCTGATGAATCACTCAGTAGAATATGTTTTTTCCTCTTCTGCTGCTTGGTTATGTGTCTTCTCTTGTTCTGA